One Acutalibacter muris DNA window includes the following coding sequences:
- the rsmI gene encoding 16S rRNA (cytidine(1402)-2'-O)-methyltransferase has product MLEKGALYIVGTPIGNLGDFSPRARETLGEADFIAAEDTRVTMGLLNRFGLHKPLISYFEHNKLSREGTIIARLRAGETCALVSDAGMPAISDPGETLVAACAREDIPVYVVPGPTAAISALAVSGLPTGRFTFEGFLSVNKRSRRRHLEQVEGETRTMVFYEAPHKLRRTLSDFEKLFGGDRRIAVVRELTKVHEEVWRTTLGEAAAHYREKEPRGEYVLVIAGAEESGNEETAYTLEEAVDMARELLEEGAPPSEAAKQAAKATGLRKSEIYRVLTEESP; this is encoded by the coding sequence ATGCTTGAAAAAGGTGCACTTTACATCGTGGGAACACCCATCGGGAACCTGGGCGATTTCTCGCCCAGGGCCCGGGAGACCCTGGGCGAAGCCGACTTCATAGCCGCAGAGGACACCCGGGTAACCATGGGGCTATTGAACCGCTTCGGGCTTCATAAGCCCCTTATAAGCTATTTTGAGCACAATAAGCTGAGCCGCGAGGGAACTATAATAGCCCGCCTGCGGGCCGGGGAGACCTGCGCCCTGGTCTCCGACGCGGGCATGCCCGCTATATCCGACCCCGGCGAGACGCTAGTGGCCGCCTGTGCCCGAGAGGATATCCCGGTCTATGTGGTGCCCGGACCCACCGCCGCCATCTCCGCCCTGGCCGTCAGCGGCCTGCCCACAGGGCGTTTCACCTTCGAGGGTTTCCTGTCCGTTAACAAGCGAAGCCGCCGCAGGCACCTGGAACAGGTGGAGGGCGAGACCCGCACCATGGTCTTCTATGAGGCCCCCCATAAGCTGCGCCGGACCCTCTCGGACTTTGAGAAGCTCTTCGGCGGGGACAGGAGGATAGCCGTGGTCCGGGAGCTGACAAAGGTACACGAGGAGGTCTGGCGCACCACCCTTGGGGAGGCCGCCGCCCATTACCGGGAGAAGGAGCCCCGTGGGGAATATGTGCTGGTAATAGCAGGGGCGGAGGAGTCCGGTAACGAGGAAACCGCCTATACCCTGGAGGAGGCGGTTGACATGGCACGGGAGCTTTTGGAGGAGGGCGCGCCTCCCTCAGAGGCCGCAAAACAGGCCGCAAAGGCCACGGGCCTGCGCAAGTCAGAAATCTACCGGGTCCTGACAGAAGAAAGCCCTTGA
- a CDS encoding tRNA1(Val) (adenine(37)-N6)-methyltransferase gives MEDHWEPLGEGLRVLVSPSHGFNTDTLLLADFSLPKPRSRCADLGSGCGVIPLLWCRRARPESVLALEVQEDAAELAKTSAAANGMEDRIYTILGDVRDYKALLPHQSLDLIASNPPYFAPGTGAVSRNPERGLARHSPTFQLSDLAEAAFYSLRHGGRLCICLPTVRLAEAVSLFHARSLEPKRLRLVQQRPGKPPYLFLLECRRGGGSSLAVEETLTLTDGSGRYSREMERIYGDYLEINRKEPSNA, from the coding sequence ATGGAAGACCACTGGGAGCCCCTGGGAGAAGGTCTGAGGGTGCTTGTCAGCCCCTCCCACGGCTTTAATACAGACACCCTGCTGCTGGCGGATTTCTCCCTGCCAAAACCCCGCTCACGCTGCGCGGACCTGGGCAGCGGCTGCGGGGTGATACCGCTGCTATGGTGCCGCCGTGCGCGGCCCGAATCCGTCCTGGCCCTGGAGGTGCAGGAGGACGCAGCGGAGCTTGCCAAGACGTCTGCCGCCGCCAACGGCATGGAGGACCGCATATACACAATCTTAGGGGACGTCCGTGACTATAAGGCCCTTCTACCCCACCAGTCCCTGGACCTTATCGCCAGCAACCCGCCCTACTTCGCTCCGGGCACCGGCGCTGTCAGCCGGAACCCAGAGCGGGGCCTTGCCCGACACAGCCCCACCTTTCAGCTTTCGGACCTGGCGGAGGCTGCGTTTTACTCCCTGCGGCATGGGGGGCGGCTTTGTATCTGCCTGCCCACTGTTCGCCTGGCGGAGGCCGTGTCCCTTTTCCACGCCCGGTCTCTGGAGCCAAAGCGCCTGCGCCTTGTGCAGCAGCGGCCCGGAAAGCCGCCGTACCTGTTCCTGCTGGAGTGCAGGAGGGGCGGAGGTTCTAGTCTTGCGGTAGAGGAAACCTTAACGCTCACCGACGGGTCGGGGCGATATTCCCGGGAGATGGAGCGCATATACGGCGACTATTTAGAAATTAACCGAAAGGAGCCTTCAAATGCTTGA
- a CDS encoding DUF362 domain-containing protein, whose amino-acid sequence MPYTISDECIACGACAAECPSEAISEGDGKYVIDPDKCVDCGACAGVCPVDAPQEG is encoded by the coding sequence ATGCCTTATACTATCAGTGACGAGTGCATCGCCTGCGGTGCCTGCGCCGCCGAGTGCCCCTCCGAGGCTATCTCTGAGGGCGACGGCAAGTACGTTATCGATCCCGACAAGTGCGTGGACTGCGGCGCCTGCGCCGGCGTCTGCCCCGTAGACGCTCCTCAGGAGGGCTAA
- a CDS encoding metal-dependent transcriptional regulator — MKKIQESSENYLETILILHQRTGAVRSIDIAAEMEFSKPSVSVAMKHLRERGCIAVDPEGYITLTEEGRAIAESVYERHLLFTRWLTSLGVPEELAAEDACRIEHVISEETFRAIQKHVDG; from the coding sequence TTGAAAAAAATTCAAGAATCTTCGGAAAATTATTTGGAGACTATACTCATCCTCCACCAGCGCACAGGGGCCGTGCGGTCCATAGATATTGCCGCTGAGATGGAGTTCAGCAAGCCCAGCGTCAGCGTGGCCATGAAGCACCTTAGAGAGCGCGGCTGCATAGCCGTGGACCCTGAGGGGTACATCACCCTTACGGAGGAGGGCCGGGCTATTGCCGAGAGCGTATATGAGCGGCACCTGCTGTTTACCCGATGGCTGACCTCTCTGGGCGTGCCGGAGGAGCTGGCGGCCGAGGACGCCTGCCGGATAGAGCATGTTATAAGCGAGGAGACCTTCAGGGCCATACAGAAGCACGTGGACGGATAA
- a CDS encoding TRM11 family SAM-dependent methyltransferase, producing MTYRYLGLCISGTEDICAQILARRLKDLCGLSLSGGSVDFTTAVPYSDLNLFCFNNIFRVLYTAPAAPTPEGLAGFLRSLPSAPVDWLACRDNPRGARTFRLVSSCCGQLVSVPKKAKASLEEKLRAESGLRPDRSLPDSEFWTMVRSDGQGWLLKRLSRHKAYDKLLSPGELHPELAYMLCWLSDPKPGDIICDPFCGHGAIPRERCRRFPYSEIFAFDTEERRLASARRKLPRRGNVHIKKQDALKLTEVLAPGTVDAFVTDPPWGLYQDVGMPLEEFYSRALAEMSACLKPGGRIVLLTAAKDALPAALKSAPGLSLAGRYDILVSGKKAGILLLKKGTLQKM from the coding sequence ATGACATACCGCTATCTTGGCCTTTGCATATCCGGGACGGAGGATATCTGCGCCCAAATACTTGCCCGCCGCTTGAAGGATCTCTGCGGGCTCTCCCTCTCCGGCGGCTCCGTAGACTTTACCACCGCCGTACCCTACAGCGACCTCAATCTGTTCTGCTTCAACAATATCTTCCGGGTTCTCTACACCGCCCCCGCTGCCCCAACTCCCGAGGGGCTTGCGGGCTTCCTCCGCTCTTTGCCAAGCGCGCCCGTGGACTGGCTTGCCTGCCGGGACAATCCCCGGGGGGCGCGCACCTTCCGTCTGGTCAGCTCCTGCTGCGGACAACTGGTCTCCGTGCCCAAGAAGGCAAAGGCCAGCCTGGAGGAGAAGCTTCGGGCAGAGAGCGGCCTTAGGCCCGACCGCTCCCTGCCCGACAGCGAATTCTGGACCATGGTCCGCTCCGACGGGCAGGGGTGGCTATTAAAGCGCCTCAGTCGGCACAAGGCATATGACAAGCTCCTCTCCCCCGGGGAGCTGCACCCGGAGCTTGCCTATATGCTCTGCTGGCTCTCAGACCCGAAGCCCGGGGACATTATATGCGACCCCTTCTGCGGCCACGGGGCCATACCCCGGGAGCGGTGCAGGCGATTCCCGTACAGTGAAATTTTCGCCTTTGACACAGAGGAGAGGAGGCTGGCCTCCGCCCGGCGCAAGCTCCCCCGCCGGGGGAATGTGCATATAAAAAAGCAGGACGCGCTGAAGCTGACAGAGGTCCTTGCCCCCGGCACGGTGGACGCTTTCGTCACCGACCCGCCCTGGGGGCTCTATCAGGACGTGGGTATGCCCCTTGAGGAGTTCTACTCCCGGGCCCTCGCTGAGATGTCCGCCTGCCTAAAGCCCGGAGGGCGGATAGTCCTGCTCACCGCCGCAAAGGACGCGCTGCCGGCGGCTCTAAAGAGCGCCCCGGGGCTGTCGCTTGCCGGGAGATACGATATACTCGTCTCCGGCAAGAAAGCGGGGATCCTCCTGCTTAAAAAGGGAACCTTACAAAAAATGTAA
- a CDS encoding transglycosylase domain-containing protein yields the protein MTANKKKHKALKIARNIFLIFFAVCVAAAGAITLRGYYMYTSALEQLPVRRAAGEVRAKEGFTPLSELPDTYLDAVIAAEDHRFYEHGGVDYIAIGRAVYNDIRTMSFAEGGSTITQQLAKNLYFTQEKELTRKVAEVFMAWNLEHSFSKEEILELYVNSIYYGSGCYSIGDASRTYFHKEPSDMTDYECTMLAGVPNAPSVYDPSVNPDLASQRQRQVVGLMVKYAGLSQDKAELLTCGVN from the coding sequence ATGACCGCAAATAAGAAAAAGCATAAAGCCCTTAAAATAGCCCGCAATATATTCTTGATATTCTTCGCCGTCTGCGTTGCCGCTGCGGGGGCGATAACCCTGCGGGGTTATTATATGTACACCTCCGCCCTGGAGCAGCTCCCGGTCCGCCGGGCCGCCGGGGAGGTCCGGGCCAAGGAGGGCTTCACACCTCTCTCGGAGCTCCCGGACACATATCTGGACGCCGTCATCGCCGCCGAGGACCATAGGTTCTATGAGCACGGCGGCGTGGACTATATCGCCATAGGCCGGGCTGTTTATAACGACATAAGGACCATGTCCTTTGCCGAGGGCGGCAGCACCATCACCCAGCAGCTGGCAAAAAACCTTTACTTCACACAGGAAAAGGAATTGACCCGCAAGGTGGCCGAGGTGTTCATGGCCTGGAACCTGGAGCACAGCTTCTCCAAGGAGGAGATACTGGAGCTGTACGTAAACAGTATCTATTATGGCAGCGGCTGCTACAGCATCGGGGACGCCAGCCGGACGTACTTCCACAAGGAGCCCTCAGATATGACGGATTATGAGTGTACTATGCTGGCGGGCGTACCCAACGCCCCCTCAGTCTATGACCCCAGCGTGAACCCCGACCTTGCCTCCCAGCGCCAGCGGCAGGTGGTGGGCCTGATGGTAAAATACGCCGGGCTCAGCCAGGATAAGGCGGAACTGCTCACCTGCGGCGTAAATTGA